A window of the Hordeum vulgare subsp. vulgare chromosome 5H, MorexV3_pseudomolecules_assembly, whole genome shotgun sequence genome harbors these coding sequences:
- the LOC123396803 gene encoding kinesin-like protein KIN-12F: protein MGAAHLAASKNRPVCMGNATTPAPPPALGHRALGQRSRRREGKATTPAPPPALGRRALGQHSGRREDPSMWLPPLSCSTGSGKTHTMLGEISELGVKPRSECGMAPRIFQFLIARIRTEEESRRDENLKYNCKCSFLEIYNEQITDLLDPSSTNLQLREDTRLGVYVENLTKREVTCVSDIITLLMQGSMNRKVSNTLVNRDLTRFTESLAAEKK from the exons ATGGGCGCAGCGCACCTTGCGGCAAGCAAGAACCGGCCCGTGTGCATGGGCAACGCAACGACGCCAGCGCCGCCTCCCGCACTGGGGCACCGCGCTTTGGGGCAGCGCAGCAGGAGGAGGGAGGGCAAAGCAACGACGCCAGCGCCGCCTCCCGCACTGGGACGCCGCGCTTTGGGGCAGCAtagtgggaggagggaggacccCTCCATGTGGCTGCCGCCGTTGTCGTGCTCG ACTGGAAGTGGAAAGACACACACAATGCTTGGTGAAATCAGTGAGTTGGGAGTGAAGCCTCGTTCAGAATGTGGCATGGCACCACGTATTTTTCAGTTCTTGATTGCGAGAATCAGAACG GAAGAAGAGAGCAGGAGGGATGAGAATCTTAAGTACAACTGCAAGTGTTCTTTCCTGGAGATCTACAATGAACAAATTACAGATCTTCTTGACCCGTCATCCACAAATCTTCAA CTCCGCGAAGATACGCGGCTTGGTGTCTATGTTGAAAATTTGACTAAACGTGAAGTTACATGTGTTAGTGACATCATAACACTTTTGATGCAG GGTTCTATGAATAGGAAAGT GTCGAACACGCTGGTGAACAGGGACCTCACCCGGTTCACGGAGTCGCTGGCCGCGGAGAAGAAGTAG